Below is a genomic region from Methanosphaera sp. ISO3-F5.
TGGTATGATATTTTAGGTTCTCTTCCATATAATCCATAGATAGCTAATGGAACAAACAATAATAATCCAAATATTCCTGTTATTATGCTTCCCATTGTATTATAGAAGTCACTATTTTCCTTGTATTTCTTTTGATCTTCTTCTATTTGTGCCTTTGCATCCATATTTATTACTTTAGCATTTTCTGTGCTTTTAAAGTATGATTTTGGCATAAGTATACGTTGTTCATAGGATGTATGTGCTCCTATTGATTCAGATTTTGTTGTTAAAGTGTTTTCATTTGTCCATTGACTTGAAACAACATAATCTTCAGGGTTATTCCAGTATTCTGTGTCCTTGTTACTGCCTGGTATGTGTATGTTTGATTCAAGGTAGTCCACACTACTGTCCCATTCCTTTCCCCATGTCATGTATTGTAGTTCTGCTATGTCGTTATATATTTTAACGCCTTTGTTGAATGTGTATTTATATATAACTTCTACTTTTTCATCATATACTTTTTTTGTTTTTGCTTCATCCTTATAGAGCCATACTTTAAGTCGTGTTTTACCGTTTTGTTCTATGACTTCTAGTTTATTATAGTATCCGGGTGTTTCTACTGATATGTTAGTTATTGATTGGTCACTTGCTAGTGGAATATCTCTATAAACACCATTTACATGTCCTTCTATATCGTATGTAACATCTTCTGAGATTATCGTTGAACCATCATCATTTACTGTTATGTCTTTTATCACTTCAGGTAATGTGTAATCGCCATCATCTGCGAATGATACTGGCACTAATAAAAACATTAATATTAAAGAGATAATGAATATTTTAGTCTTCAATGTTATCTCCCCCCATAGTTTTGTTTTAAATATAATAATTAATTTTATTCTAATAGTTAATATGTATATTGAAAATTATTATATGGGAATGTTTTTGGAAAAATAGAATATTTAAAAAATAGTTAATGATTAAAAAGGTTATTTTAATCATTAAAATTGTACTTTAGGTGCAGCTCTTGTACCTTCTTGTGCTTCAAAGAATTCTGATTTCTTAAAGTGGAAAATACTTGCAATGATGCTGCTAGGGAATTGTTCGCATAGATTATTGTATTTTAGTACTGTGTCATTATAGAATTGTCTTGAATAAGATATTTTATCCTCTGTTTCTGATAATTCTTGCTGTAATTCTATGAAGTTCTGGTTTGCTTTAAGATCAGGATATGCTTCACTTACTGCAAATAATGATTTTAATGCACTGCTAATCATATTATCTGCTTGTGCAACTTCTTGTACTGTTGTTGCATTTGCCATGTTAGCTCTTGCCTGTGTTACTTGACTTAATGTTTCTTTTTCATGTCCTGCATATCCTTTTACTGTTTCAACAACATTTGGTATTAAATCGTTTCGTCTTTGTAGTTGAACATCTATTTGACTCCATGCATTTTCTACTCTGTTCCTACCATTTACCAGGTCATTGTAGTACTTTATTAGTAGAAGTACGATTAGTATAATTATTATAATTAAAATAATTAACCACCAATCCATAGTTAGGCCTCCTTTTATTTTTTTATTATTGTATAAGTTAATTATATTATTAATTATAAAAAATATATATAGTTATTTAGGATTAAGTGGGAGACCAGATAATGAGTACGTTTAGAGACTTGCAGTTATTATCGGATGCAGCATATTATGACAGATGTAATTATGTTAATTATAATGTTGATAATGTGCTGGAGGAAACTGATAAAATTAAGGATGGTATTTATCATGCAAAGGCAGGTAGTAGGGATGTGCCATTATTTAAGATTTTAATGACAAATGAATGTAACAATGATTGTGCTTATTGTACTAATTGTATGGAGCATAAGTACCAAAGGGCTAGATTAAGTCCTGATGCTTTAGCAAGAATTTATATGAAGTATTATGAAAACAATACTGTTGAGGGCTTGTTTTTAAGTTCGGGTATTATTAAAGATGCTGATACTACTATGGATGAGATGATAGAAGCTGCACATATTCTTAGAAACAAGTATTCATATAAGGGTTATATTCATCTGAAAATTATTCCTGGCAGTAGTAAGGACCATATTAAGCATGCTATGCAGCTTGCTGATAGGGTTAGTATCAATATTGAATCTGCTACTAAGGATGGTCTTAGTGATTTGTCAAGTACTAAGAATTATGATAAGGATATTCTTAAACGTCTTGATTGGATTGATAATTTACATAGAAGAGATCATAGTCTTGCAAGTAGTGGTCATACTACACAGATTATTGTTGGTGCTAATGAGGAGAATGATGAAGACATATTGAAACAGGTTTATACTTTAACTAAGAAGTATGATGTGTTGTATAATTATTTCAGTAGTTTTACTCCTGTTAAGGGAACGCCACTAGAAAACCATGAAGCCAATGATACTAGAAGGACGGGCAGATTATATCAGGCTGAATACCTGTTTAATCAGTATAATTACACTGTTGATGATCTTATATTGGATGATGATGGTTTCCTTGATGTTAATAATGATCCAAAATATGTTTCAGCACTGGAAAATATGGATAAATATCCTATTGACATTAATACTGCTAAATATAAAGAGCTTATACGTGTTCCTGGTATTGGTTTAAAATCTGCTAGACGTATTAGGCATTTGGTGGGTCAGGGAGAAAAGATTACTAGTTTAAAGCAGTTACAAAAGTTAGGTGCTAATATAAATAAGTGTAAAATATTTGTTAAGGTTGGAGGTTCTTATCAGAGTACTTTAATTTAGGAAAAATAGGTGTATAGTTACGGTTGTAACTATAGGATTATTATAAATCTTCAAATAATTCCCATATTTCAGGATATTTGTCGTGTATGGCTTCTTCTAGTATTAATGATGCTTCATTACTAATACTGAATTCGGGTGTTGTTTTTTTAAGGTATCTTAGTACTGCTGCACTTTTTGCTGACCATAAGCTTATTCTTGGATTTTTATTTATTTCTTTTTTGATTTCTTCTATTTTATCATCATCTAATTTGAATGAATTATTAGGTTGTTTTGGTTTTTTGACTTCTTTTATGATGGTTTCTTGTTTTGTTTTATCTGTTTTTTTATCTGTTTTCTTATCTGTTTTCTTTTTTGGTGATGATTTTTTTATTAGTGCATCTAATCCTCTTCCTAGTGATCCTTCTGCCATGTTTTATTCACCTTCTAATTTAATTAATTCTTTTGCTAGTTTTATGTATGATTTTGTTCCTGGACAATCTGGGTCGTAGATTATGCATGGTTGTCCAAAGCTTGGTGCTTCTGCTAATTTTACGTTTCGTGGTATTTTTTCTTTGAATATGTATTCTTGGTCTTTGAAGAAGTCTTTTACATTTTTTGTTACATCTTTTGATAGTCTTGTTCTTGGATCGTATAATGTTATGAGTATTCCTTTTATTGGGCATGAACTTTTTAGTCGTGATTCTACTAGTTTGATTGTTTCTAGTAGGTCTGCCATTCCTTCTAGTGCATAGAATTCTGCTTGTATTGGTATTATTACTGAGTCTGTTGCTACTAGTGCGTTTAGTGTGAGTATTCCTAGGGATGGTGGTGCGTCTATTAGTATGTAGTCAAATCCTAGTTCGTATTCTTCTAGTTTTTCGTTTAGTATGTAGGGATATCCTAGTTCTTTGCTTAGTTCTATTTCTGCTCCGCTTAGTGATATGTTACTTGCTATTAGGAATAAGTTTGGTACTTCTGTTTCTAGTACTGCTTCTTCGAATGTGCATTTTCCTGTTAGTAGTGAGTAGATGGTGTTTTCTACTTCGCTTTTTTGTATGCCCATGCTTGTTGTTGCGTTTCCTTGTGGGTCCATATCGATTACTAGTACTGTTTTTTCTTGTGTTGCTAGTGCTGCTCCTAGGTTTACTGCGGTTGTTGTTTTTCCACAGCCTCCTTTTTGGTTTAATATTGTGATTATTTCGGTCATTTGATAACTCCTTTTTTTTATATCATTATATTATATTAAATTGTTTATTGAAAGTAATATTTATAAGTTATAATAGTAAAAGTAATTAGTTATAACTTATAAGTTATCCTTTGAAAAAAAAGAGAAAACTAATGAAAAAAAATCATTAATTAAAACTTAACACGTTTAGAAACCTTATATGGTAAAGGTAACTTTCTAAATGGTAAACCTTCAGTTAAACCATGAATTTCATCAGCTAACTGTTCAACAGTAACTTCCTCTTTAGTATCATCCATACGTCTATTAACTGTAATAGAATCATTTTCTACTTCATTATCTCCTACCACAATAGTATATGGAATCCATTCCTTACCAGCATTTCTAATCTTCTTACCTACACGTTCAGGAGTATCATCAATATCAACCCTTACATTTAAGTCCTTAATTTGTTCATAAACTTTTTCAGCATATTCTAAATGATTATCAGTAACTGGTATAATTCTAACCTGAGTTGGTGCTAACCATAATGGTAAAGCTGGTTTAGAACCTTTATCAGTAGAAGTTTTCTCAAGTAAACTACATATAACTCTTTCTAAACTTCCAGTTGGACTACAATGTAATATGGTTGGATATTGTTGTTCCTCATTCTCATCCAAATAAGTAATACCAAATCTTCTAGCACTCTGAATATCCATCTGAACAGTAGGATTTTCAATAGGTCTTCCAAGATCATCAATTGCAGCAAAGTCAACTTTTGCATTCCAATAATGTTTCATCTTAGGAATAACTTCAAGAACTACAGGTTTCTTAATATGTTCTCTTACAACTTCTTTAACCCAATCCTCATTTTCTGCTAAGAAATCTTTTGTTACGCGGAATGCTACTTCATAATGTACACCAAGGTCACTTTCAGTTTGAGAACACATATCTACTTGCTGAGCAAATATTTCTTTTGCATGTTCATCATTTAAGCACACACTATGGAAATCAGGCATTGTGAAAGCTCTTAATCTTTTAAGTCCTACTACTTCCCCTTGTCTTTCAAACCTGAAACTTAACTGTGATAATTCATATATTCCTACAGGCATATTTTTCCATGTTAAGAAAGAATCTGCCATTATCCTGAATGCTCCAAAACAACATGCAAATCTTAACATTAATTCTCTGTGTTTAGTTTTTAACCTGTATTGTCTTTCACCAAATTTTTCTGCATGTTCTCTGATTGCATTATCAGCCAAATCATACATTACTGGTGTATCAACAGGCATTGCTCCTCTTTCTGTTACAAGATTATACACATAATCTCCGAGTAAATCCTTAACAAGTTTTCCTTTAGGATACCATCTTATATGACCAACATCTGCTGAAGGTTCATTACTTGCCAATTCTTTTTCTTTCATTAATTTTACATGAGGAGGTTGTTTACCTGAATCTTCATGAGACATACCTTTTTCATGATTAACTAACTGTTTTAATGTTTTAGTTTGGTACTTGTAATCATCTGTATCATATTTTTCTCCATCTTCTTCTAGTATATAGAATGTTGATGGTTCTTTTTCTTCAACTTCTTCTTCAACATCTTCATCTTCTTCTGTTGTAATAGTTCTTGAAAGTTCAGATAAAGGATGTCCTTTACAAGCCAATTCAAATGATTTATACCAACCAAAAGGAACTCTTAATACTGCTTCGTTATTATCAACAAGTTCTACTTCTATACCTTTTAGAATTTGTTGAGCAACTGCAGGATTTGATAATGAAGAACTTAAATGTGCATAAGGATAAACTACTATATTATCAGCATTAACCTTATTCTGTACACTTAATATTTCTTTAACTGTTTTTTTTATGATTAACTCAGGATTTTCTTCATCTTCTTTTTCCACTGCAATAAAAGCCACTAATGCGTTTTCTACACCATCTGCTCTTTTTTCATCTTCGATATCTTCTGCTATTTTAGTTTTACTTCTAGTCTTATAACGTAAGTAATCTGAATGTATCATTAACGTTCGCATTTTACATTTTTCCTCCATTAAAATGATAGTTTAAGTTATTCATAAAAAAATGAAAAATAATTTTAAATTTAATTTAAAAATACATATTTTAACTATTAATATTTATATAATTCATAATATATTAAAATATTTGTAAGAAAAAAAAGAATAAAAATCAAACGGTTGTTAATTTAAGGCCCATAATACCAACTATTACGAGAAACAAAAAGAAAAGTTTTACAGGTGAAGTTGATTCATTTAAAAATAGTATACCAACAACAACTGTTCCAATAGCACCTATAGCTGTCCAACACGCATATGCAGTTCCCAAAGGAATTCCCTGAACTGCTTTTTCTAGTAACACCATACTTATTATAAGAAATATGACTGTTAATACCGAAGGTATAATCTTTGTAAATCCTTCTGAAAATTTAAGTGGAACTGCCCATAGTACTTCACATACTCCAGCTATAACTAAGTAAATCCAAGGATTCAAGAAAATATATCCCCAAATCATTATATTTACATAAATTCAGGTGCTTTAATACCTAAAAGTTTTAAAGAATTCTTAAGAGTGATTCTTGAAGCATCAACAAGTTTAAGTCTGAAACTTTCATGTTCTGATCCAATAACTTGTTGTGACTTATAAAATTTATTAAAAGCTTTTGAAAGACTTGAAGTATACTCAGTTAAATGATGTACTCTTCTTTCATCTGCAGATTGTCTGATTATTTCAGTGAATCTTGACAATTCTTTTACTAACTCTTTTTCTTCATCTTCCAATTCATAATCACATTTTACATCAGTAAATTCATCAAATTCTGTTTTTGACAATAATTTACATGCCCTTGCATGTGCATATTGAATAGATGCACATCCTCTTTCAAAGTTAAGAGCTTCTTCCCATTTGAAAGTAATAGGTTTTTCTGGTGATATCTGATTAATATAGAATCTTACTGAACCTACACCAATAATTCTTGCAATTTCATCCATTTCTTTATCAGTGAAATCCATGTCACGACTTATTAATTCATCTTTTGCATGTTGTGTAGCCTGTTCGATAAACTCATCAACTGAAATGAATACTCCTTTCCTTGTTGACATACTGCCTTCAGGCAAATTGATGAATTCATAGAATACAACTTCTGGTGCACGGTTTCCTGATAATTCCAGTGCTAAACTTAATTGTTTTGCTGCTAGTTTATGGTCTGCTCCAAGTATATCTAATGAAATATCACTATTTTTTGTTTTATATTGATGATATGCAAGGTCTCTTGTAGCATATAAGCTTGTACCATTAGATCTTCTTAGAACTAGTTCCTTATCTACATCATATTTTTCTAATGGTAAGTATAATATGTCTTTTAATATTGTGAAAGGCTGTAGTTTTTCTAGCACATTTTCTACTGAACCATTTCTTAGGAATGTACTTTCCCATTTAAATAAGTTCATTTTAATGTTTAAATCTTTAAGTGTTTGTTTTATACCATCAAGACAGTTTTCTACAACAAATTCGAATGAATCTATTAATTTTTGGTCATCTCCATCCTCATATTTATGTAATATTTCATCAATTTCTTGGTTGTAGTCTGGATTATTTTCCAGTTCCTGGTTACATTTGAAGTATACTTCACCTACTGCATGGTCTATTTTTTTATCTTCATCAAATTCGTATCCAAACTTGTTCATTCCCCATACTATTATTGCTATTTGTCTGCCCATGTCATTTACATAGTATTGTGATTCTACCTTATAACCTGCATGTTGAAGTACTCTTTTTAATGAATCTCCAAGTATTGCGTTTCTTAAGTGTCCTACATGTAATGGACCATTCGGATTTGCTGATGTATGTTCCAATAGTATTGATTGATCTTTTTCTGGTAATTCTCCATATCTTTTATCAATATAATTCACTATTTTTGTTGAGAACAATGTGTAATTGATGAAGAAATTTAAGTATGGTCCTTTTGTTTCTACTTTTTCAAAATATAATGGTAATTTAATGTTTTCTTTTATTTCTTCTGCTATTTCTACAGGTGACTTTTTTAGTTTACCTGCTAATGAAAATGCAACATTGCTTGATATGTCACCCATTTCAGGAGTTGGTGGTTCTTCGAATGTTAATTCTTCATCTAACTTTACTCTGAGTTTTGTTAAAGCTTCTTCTATACTTTCGCTTAGTTCTTTTTTTAGTTTTGAATACATCTTTTGCCTCCTTTTATTTTATAATCCTCTAAACCATAATGTAATATAACCTATTTTAGGAATTATGAGAAGTGAATTTCCTATTGTTATTACTTTTGATTTTACTTGACTAGGAGATACTGGTTCGGGATCTTGAACTTCATTATTATCTCCCTTGATAATATAATAATTTGAACCATTTATTTGTCGTACCTCTATTACCCTATGTATTACTGGTTCTGAATACCATGTTGCATCATATACAACAACATCACCAACACGAACATCAGTATATGGATTAAATTCTTGTATACCATATGTATTTACATTTTGTGTAGCAACTATATCTCCCCTATAGAATGCAGGTTCCATACTACCTGATACTACTACACTTAGATGGGAAGATAATATTAATGCCACAATTAATATTAGTGCATAACTTAATATTTCACGGGCAAGACTTGTATTGGATGTTTTTTCATTGGCTTGTTTTTCTTGTTGTTTTTTCTTTTTATCCCTGTTTTTACGTTTTTTAGACAAGAATTCACCTCCATATAATTCATTTTTATTTATTTTATGTTTATTTTAGTACTGCACCTTTATCTGCACTTGTAGCAAGTTTCTGGTACTGTCTTAGCCATCCTTTAAGATCTCTTTCTACTGGTTTGACTTTTGATAATCTTTCACTGATTTCATCATCAGTTAATTCTAGTTTAATACTTCTTTCTTTTACATTGATGGATACTATGTCACCATCTTGTATTGCAGCTATTGGTCCTCCTTCTGCTGCTTCTGGTGATATGTGTCCTATACATGGTCCTCTACTTCCACCAGAGAATCTTCCATCTGTTATGAGTGCTACGTGGAATAATTCCCTTCCCATAATTGCTGCTGT
It encodes:
- a CDS encoding signal peptidase I, coding for MLSYALILIVALILSSHLSVVVSGSMEPAFYRGDIVATQNVNTYGIQEFNPYTDVRVGDVVVYDATWYSEPVIHRVIEVRQINGSNYYIIKGDNNEVQDPEPVSPSQVKSKVITIGNSLLIIPKIGYITLWFRGL
- a CDS encoding radical SAM protein, with product MSTFRDLQLLSDAAYYDRCNYVNYNVDNVLEETDKIKDGIYHAKAGSRDVPLFKILMTNECNNDCAYCTNCMEHKYQRARLSPDALARIYMKYYENNTVEGLFLSSGIIKDADTTMDEMIEAAHILRNKYSYKGYIHLKIIPGSSKDHIKHAMQLADRVSINIESATKDGLSDLSSTKNYDKDILKRLDWIDNLHRRDHSLASSGHTTQIIVGANEENDEDILKQVYTLTKKYDVLYNYFSSFTPVKGTPLENHEANDTRRTGRLYQAEYLFNQYNYTVDDLILDDDGFLDVNNDPKYVSALENMDKYPIDINTAKYKELIRVPGIGLKSARRIRHLVGQGEKITSLKQLQKLGANINKCKIFVKVGGSYQSTLI
- the argS gene encoding arginine--tRNA ligase gives rise to the protein MYSKLKKELSESIEEALTKLRVKLDEELTFEEPPTPEMGDISSNVAFSLAGKLKKSPVEIAEEIKENIKLPLYFEKVETKGPYLNFFINYTLFSTKIVNYIDKRYGELPEKDQSILLEHTSANPNGPLHVGHLRNAILGDSLKRVLQHAGYKVESQYYVNDMGRQIAIIVWGMNKFGYEFDEDKKIDHAVGEVYFKCNQELENNPDYNQEIDEILHKYEDGDDQKLIDSFEFVVENCLDGIKQTLKDLNIKMNLFKWESTFLRNGSVENVLEKLQPFTILKDILYLPLEKYDVDKELVLRRSNGTSLYATRDLAYHQYKTKNSDISLDILGADHKLAAKQLSLALELSGNRAPEVVFYEFINLPEGSMSTRKGVFISVDEFIEQATQHAKDELISRDMDFTDKEMDEIARIIGVGSVRFYINQISPEKPITFKWEEALNFERGCASIQYAHARACKLLSKTEFDEFTDVKCDYELEDEEKELVKELSRFTEIIRQSADERRVHHLTEYTSSLSKAFNKFYKSQQVIGSEHESFRLKLVDASRITLKNSLKLLGIKAPEFM
- a CDS encoding LemA family protein yields the protein MDWWLIILIIIIILIVLLLIKYYNDLVNGRNRVENAWSQIDVQLQRRNDLIPNVVETVKGYAGHEKETLSQVTQARANMANATTVQEVAQADNMISSALKSLFAVSEAYPDLKANQNFIELQQELSETEDKISYSRQFYNDTVLKYNNLCEQFPSSIIASIFHFKKSEFFEAQEGTRAAPKVQF
- a CDS encoding multidrug efflux SMR transporter, translated to MNPWIYLVIAGVCEVLWAVPLKFSEGFTKIIPSVLTVIFLIISMVLLEKAVQGIPLGTAYACWTAIGAIGTVVVGILFLNESTSPVKLFFLFLVIVGIMGLKLTTV
- a CDS encoding ParA family protein; this encodes MTEIITILNQKGGCGKTTTAVNLGAALATQEKTVLVIDMDPQGNATTSMGIQKSEVENTIYSLLTGKCTFEEAVLETEVPNLFLIASNISLSGAEIELSKELGYPYILNEKLEEYELGFDYILIDAPPSLGILTLNALVATDSVIIPIQAEFYALEGMADLLETIKLVESRLKSSCPIKGILITLYDPRTRLSKDVTKNVKDFFKDQEYIFKEKIPRNVKLAEAPSFGQPCIIYDPDCPGTKSYIKLAKELIKLEGE
- a CDS encoding threonine--tRNA ligase; its protein translation is MRTLMIHSDYLRYKTRSKTKIAEDIEDEKRADGVENALVAFIAVEKEDEENPELIIKKTVKEILSVQNKVNADNIVVYPYAHLSSSLSNPAVAQQILKGIEVELVDNNEAVLRVPFGWYKSFELACKGHPLSELSRTITTEEDEDVEEEVEEKEPSTFYILEEDGEKYDTDDYKYQTKTLKQLVNHEKGMSHEDSGKQPPHVKLMKEKELASNEPSADVGHIRWYPKGKLVKDLLGDYVYNLVTERGAMPVDTPVMYDLADNAIREHAEKFGERQYRLKTKHRELMLRFACCFGAFRIMADSFLTWKNMPVGIYELSQLSFRFERQGEVVGLKRLRAFTMPDFHSVCLNDEHAKEIFAQQVDMCSQTESDLGVHYEVAFRVTKDFLAENEDWVKEVVREHIKKPVVLEVIPKMKHYWNAKVDFAAIDDLGRPIENPTVQMDIQSARRFGITYLDENEEQQYPTILHCSPTGSLERVICSLLEKTSTDKGSKPALPLWLAPTQVRIIPVTDNHLEYAEKVYEQIKDLNVRVDIDDTPERVGKKIRNAGKEWIPYTIVVGDNEVENDSITVNRRMDDTKEEVTVEQLADEIHGLTEGLPFRKLPLPYKVSKRVKF